From the Streptomyces syringium genome, one window contains:
- a CDS encoding Rv3235 family protein: protein MKTIRSTTRTGTRTAGGAVTRPGGGTRPGARTAPPRRTDPRRPGTDPAARHRERERLPRYWFANRLLLTLSGQRPVHWMLGHTLGAAYDQLTALAPQAPLRPAPPGRRTPVVRRCDEFRPRPEVIEAFARIASGDRLRALAFRLERGTDLRWRCSAVELGGAAVPHAATSRG from the coding sequence ATGAAGACGATCCGCAGCACCACCAGGACCGGCACCAGGACGGCAGGCGGGGCCGTGACCAGGCCCGGAGGAGGCACCCGGCCCGGCGCCCGGACCGCTCCGCCGCGCCGCACGGACCCCCGGCGGCCGGGCACGGACCCCGCCGCCCGGCACCGCGAACGGGAACGGCTGCCGCGCTACTGGTTCGCCAACCGGCTGCTGCTCACCCTCAGCGGACAGCGCCCGGTGCACTGGATGCTCGGGCACACCCTGGGCGCGGCGTACGACCAGCTGACGGCGCTGGCCCCGCAGGCGCCCCTGCGCCCCGCCCCGCCGGGCCGGCGCACCCCGGTCGTCCGGCGCTGCGACGAATTCCGGCCACGGCCGGAGGTGATCGAGGCGTTCGCCCGGATCGCCTCCGGGGACCGGCTGCGGGCACTGGCCTTCCGGCTGGAGCGCGGCACGGACCTGCGCTGGCGGTGCTCGGCCGTCGAGCTCGGCGGGGCCGCCGTCCCGCACGCGGCGACCTCGCGGGGCTGA
- the secA gene encoding preprotein translocase subunit SecA → MSVFGKIMRAGEGKILRKLHRIADQVNSIEEDFVNLSDAELRALTDEYKQRFADGESLDDLLPEAFATVREGAKRVLGQRHYDVQLMGGAALHLGYVAEMKTGEGKTLVGTLPTYLNALSGKGVHLITVNDYLAERDSELMGRVHKFLGLSVGCILANMTPAQRREQYACDITYGTNNEFGFDYLRDNMAWSQDELVQRGHNFAVVDEVDSILVDEARTPLIISGPADQATKWYGDFAKLVTRLTKGEAANPQKGLEETGDYEVDEKKRTVAIHEAGVSKVEDWLGIDNLYESVNTPLVGYLNNAIKAKELFKKDKDYVVMDGEVMIVDEHTGRILAGRRYNEGMHQAIEAKEGVDIKDENQTLATITLQNFFRLYDKLSGMTGTAMTEAAEFHQIYKLGVVPIPTNRPMVRQDQSDLIYRTEVAKFAAVVEDIAEKHEKGQPILVGTTSVEKSEYLSQQLSKRGIQHEVLNAKQHDREATIVAQAGRKGAVTVATNMAGRGTDIKLGGNPDDLAEAELRQRGLDPVEHVEEWAAALPQALERAEAAVKAEFEEVKELGGLYVLGTERHESRRIDNQLRGRSGRQGDPGESRFYLSLGDDLMRLFKAQMVERVMAMANVPDDVPIENKMVTRAIASAQSQVEQQNFETRKNVLKYDEVLNRQREVIYGERRRVLEGEDLQEQIKHFMDDTIDDYIRQETVEGFAEEWDLDRLWSAFKQLYPVKVTVEELEDAAGDRAGITAEFIAESIKDDIYEQYAAREEQLGSDIMRELERRVVLSVLDRKWREHLYEMDYLQEGIGLRAMAQKDPLVEYQREGYDMFTAMMEGIKEESVGYLFNLEVQVDQQLEEVPVQDGAERPSLRKDAQDAVPAGGGRPEIRAKGLDAPQRPDRLHFSAPTVDGEGGVVEGDFASDDSVRSEADGMTRAERRKAQKNGGGGRRRKK, encoded by the coding sequence GAGGGCGCCAAGCGGGTGCTCGGCCAGCGGCACTACGACGTCCAGCTCATGGGCGGTGCCGCCCTGCACCTGGGTTATGTCGCGGAGATGAAGACCGGTGAGGGCAAGACCCTCGTCGGTACCCTCCCCACCTACCTCAACGCCCTGTCCGGCAAGGGCGTGCACCTGATCACGGTCAACGACTACCTCGCGGAGCGCGACTCCGAGCTGATGGGCCGGGTGCACAAGTTCCTCGGCCTCTCCGTCGGCTGCATCCTCGCCAACATGACTCCGGCGCAGCGCCGCGAGCAGTACGCGTGCGACATCACCTACGGCACCAACAACGAGTTCGGCTTCGACTACCTGCGCGACAACATGGCGTGGTCGCAGGACGAGCTGGTGCAGCGCGGTCACAACTTCGCGGTCGTCGACGAGGTCGACTCGATCCTCGTCGACGAGGCCCGTACGCCGCTGATCATCTCCGGCCCCGCCGACCAGGCCACCAAGTGGTACGGCGACTTCGCCAAGCTGGTCACCCGGCTCACCAAGGGCGAGGCGGCCAACCCGCAGAAGGGCCTGGAGGAGACCGGCGACTACGAGGTCGACGAGAAGAAGCGCACGGTCGCCATCCACGAGGCCGGCGTGTCCAAGGTCGAGGACTGGCTGGGCATCGACAATCTCTACGAATCGGTCAACACTCCTCTCGTCGGGTACCTGAACAACGCCATCAAGGCGAAGGAACTCTTCAAGAAGGACAAGGACTACGTCGTCATGGACGGCGAAGTCATGATCGTCGACGAGCACACCGGCCGTATCCTCGCCGGCCGCCGCTACAACGAGGGCATGCACCAGGCGATCGAGGCGAAGGAAGGGGTGGACATCAAGGACGAGAACCAGACCCTCGCCACGATCACCCTCCAGAACTTCTTCCGCCTCTACGACAAGCTCTCCGGCATGACCGGTACGGCCATGACCGAGGCCGCCGAGTTCCACCAGATCTACAAGCTCGGCGTGGTGCCGATCCCGACGAACCGCCCGATGGTCCGTCAGGACCAGTCGGACCTCATCTACCGCACCGAGGTCGCGAAGTTCGCCGCCGTCGTCGAGGACATCGCGGAGAAGCACGAGAAGGGCCAGCCGATCCTGGTCGGCACCACCTCCGTCGAGAAGTCCGAGTACCTCTCGCAGCAGCTCTCCAAGCGCGGCATCCAGCACGAGGTGCTCAACGCCAAGCAGCACGACCGGGAGGCGACGATCGTCGCCCAGGCCGGCCGCAAGGGCGCCGTCACCGTCGCCACCAACATGGCCGGCCGCGGTACCGACATCAAGCTCGGCGGCAACCCCGACGACCTCGCCGAGGCGGAGCTGCGCCAGCGGGGCCTGGACCCCGTCGAGCACGTCGAGGAGTGGGCGGCGGCCCTGCCGCAGGCGCTGGAGCGCGCCGAGGCCGCGGTGAAGGCGGAGTTCGAGGAGGTCAAGGAGCTCGGCGGGCTGTACGTGCTGGGCACCGAGCGGCACGAGTCGCGCCGCATCGACAACCAGCTGCGCGGCCGCTCCGGCCGTCAGGGCGACCCGGGCGAGTCCCGCTTCTACCTCTCGCTGGGCGACGACCTGATGCGCCTGTTCAAGGCCCAGATGGTCGAGCGCGTCATGGCCATGGCCAACGTGCCGGACGACGTGCCGATCGAGAACAAGATGGTCACCCGCGCCATCGCCTCCGCGCAGTCCCAGGTCGAGCAGCAGAACTTCGAGACGCGTAAGAACGTCCTGAAGTACGACGAGGTGCTCAACCGCCAGCGCGAGGTCATCTACGGCGAGCGCCGCCGCGTCCTGGAGGGCGAGGATCTGCAGGAGCAGATCAAGCACTTCATGGACGACACCATCGACGACTACATCCGCCAGGAGACCGTCGAGGGCTTCGCCGAGGAGTGGGACCTGGACCGGCTGTGGAGCGCCTTCAAGCAGCTCTACCCGGTGAAGGTCACCGTCGAGGAGCTGGAGGACGCGGCCGGCGACCGGGCGGGCATCACCGCCGAGTTCATCGCCGAGTCCATCAAGGACGACATCTACGAGCAGTACGCGGCCCGCGAGGAGCAGCTCGGCTCGGACATCATGCGTGAGCTCGAGCGCCGCGTGGTGCTGTCGGTGCTGGACCGCAAGTGGCGTGAGCACCTCTACGAGATGGACTACCTCCAGGAGGGCATCGGCCTGCGGGCCATGGCCCAGAAGGACCCCCTGGTGGAGTACCAGCGCGAGGGCTACGACATGTTCACCGCCATGATGGAGGGCATCAAGGAGGAGTCCGTCGGCTACCTGTTCAACCTGGAGGTCCAGGTCGACCAGCAGCTGGAGGAGGTCCCGGTGCAGGACGGCGCGGAGCGCCCGTCCCTGCGCAAGGACGCCCAGGACGCCGTGCCCGCCGGTGGTGGCCGTCCCGAGATCCGGGCCAAGGGCCTCGACGCCCCGCAGCGTCCCGACCGGCTGCACTTCTCCGCGCCGACCGTGGACGGCGAGGGCGGTGTCGTCGAGGGCGACTTCGCCAGCGACGACTCCGTGCGGTCCGAGGCGGACGGCATGACCCGCGCCGAGCGCCGCAAGGCCCAGAAGAACGGTGGCGGCGGCCGCCGCCGCAAGAAGTAG
- a CDS encoding DUF6912 family protein has protein sequence MRVYVPLTLPGLAEAHKAGQLGPAPLDAYAVTPALREWYVSDDIEELEYAALSRAAQASLRRLAADPDAPRRRVVVAVDVPEGAAVADPDRALDESALGEVRLAAAVPLAKAAAVHVDADDAEADVAAAADALGAADHGDEDARFTVDGAEDHELMWFGVQELPNLL, from the coding sequence ATGCGCGTCTACGTCCCTCTGACCCTTCCCGGTCTCGCCGAGGCGCACAAGGCGGGGCAGCTGGGCCCGGCTCCGCTGGACGCCTACGCGGTCACTCCCGCGCTGCGCGAGTGGTACGTCTCCGACGACATCGAGGAGCTGGAGTACGCGGCGCTCAGCCGCGCCGCCCAGGCCTCGCTGCGCAGGCTCGCGGCCGACCCCGACGCCCCGCGCCGGCGCGTCGTCGTGGCGGTGGACGTGCCCGAGGGTGCGGCGGTCGCCGACCCGGACCGCGCGCTGGACGAGTCCGCGCTCGGTGAGGTGCGGCTCGCGGCCGCGGTGCCGCTGGCGAAGGCGGCGGCCGTGCACGTCGACGCCGACGACGCCGAGGCCGATGTCGCGGCCGCGGCGGATGCTCTGGGCGCGGCGGACCACGGTGACGAGGACGCGCGCTTCACGGTGGACGGCGCGGAGGACCACGAGCTGATGTGGTTCGGCGTGCAGGAGCTCCCGAACCTCCTCTGA